The genomic window CCCACCATGATAGATGAAGGCAAACGAATCTTCGAGTCCCTCGACCAATACGACTCAACCAAGGCCAATTCCCTCACAACGGACGACCGCCGCCATCGTAACCATGACCTTATCACCTTTGGAGCCCTATTCGAGATCGCAAACCTCGACAAACCCCTCAACGTCTTGGCCGGATACCTTACCCAAATCACAACCTCCGACCAATACTACAAAAACACCTGCATACTCGAAGGAACAACCTATTTCCTCAAACTCAAACAAGAAAAACACCAAGCAAAAAAGGAACTCCTCTACTTCTGACCTACCTTGCCCAGCTCGA from Fusobacteriaceae bacterium includes these protein-coding regions:
- the traD gene encoding conjugal transfer protein TraD; this translates as MKNQEKSAERQAKRLRTKKLIRLGLLCELTGIIYLPQELVLGHLMNFNRTFTPTMIDEGKRIFESLDQYDSTKANSLTTDDRRHRNHDLITFGALFEIANLDKPLNVLAGYLTQITTSDQYYKNTCILEGTTYFLKLKQEKHQAKKELLYF